A window of Hordeum vulgare subsp. vulgare chromosome 5H, MorexV3_pseudomolecules_assembly, whole genome shotgun sequence genomic DNA:
AAACATATCACTAGCAGTACCAGAACTTTGCCAGAAAGATGATACCCTGTTTCTTTCTAAAATAAACATATGATACTCTAATGCCGCTAGTATAGGCATGATAAacataacaccctgtgtttagaagACGATCATTAGATTTGCAATCATAATCATGGTTCCAGCTCGAGTTAAACCCATGCTTACTTTAAGAAAGGCAGAGGCTAGCATGAACGCACTAACAGATATGAGACTGGAAAGGGGAACCAACAGATATGACCCGTAAAGCATTAATATGCTGAATAATGGAAGTCAAGTCACACCAATGAAGGAATTTGCATGGCCCAACACACAAGGATTCTTTCagtttttttattaaaaaaaaaggaaaagcatgCTACATGTAATTGCAAAGGAAGCTGCATCATACATACCTCATACGTTACAGCCCACTTTCCAGACCGCAAAGGCCTGTGGTAGTAGTTTATGTTCCCCACATACATGCTTGCCCcattcttaactttcttcacttgATCCAACACTGCGTCAATTCTAACAAATGTGTCGTCGTCACACTTCATTACGTATTTCGCTTGCACAACGCGCACCTATAAAATAGACAAAAGTCAGAATGAGCGTTTTCGTggatgaagctgaagaaatgattcAAGGATAGTTAAAAACGTAGTAGTATTATTAGATTGCGGAAATCCAATTCCCTACCCCGTACTCAGCAATGGCGATGGTCTTTAAAACAACGAGGTCGTAGCTATCCATGAAAGGCACTAGAACAATGTCACCAAagaactccgcctccttcttcagcTCCTCGTTGACCTCTTTTTTCCCGTTCTGTGAAGAAGCTTTCAATTATTCAGAGTTTGCAAAAGTCAGCACTAAGATGTACAGCAATCATCCACAAGTGCTTACCAGGGCGACGAAGAACCGGGCAACGCTGTTAGACGATCTCCTTGTAGCAATCATCCATGACTTGCGAACGGCCATCCTTTCGGCGAAATGGTTGGCTGAAGAAAGGATGCCGATGAAGAGCTCAACTGGTTCAGTCGGCAGAGGCGATGCCTTCCACTGCTCAGACATTTCCAGGTATCTCTGCGGGTCGAAGCTAGGATGCGACTTGGGCAGATGGTTCGCAGAGACCGACTCGATGTCAAGGTCTCCGTTCAACGACAGGCCCGTCGCGTCCTCGAGGTTGTAACCCTGTTGGTTAAATCAACACAGATTGGCCGCTCGTCAGATaacaagttctccatgatatatgTAAGGAAACAGAGAGCAATCTCTCTGCTGATGCATGGCAGAAAATCTTACGGTGCGGTAAGGGAAGGACGCAACATGTCGCCCATCGACATTGACGTGGTAGCCTTCGAGACCAGCTGTGATGGTTAGGGCAAAGAGCTTGCCCTCTGCAAACGGGTATGCCTGATCCTGATCGACAGACACTTTCTCTGGATCCGGCCTGCCGATCAAGCTGTTGAGCAGCCATTTCATGTTTGTTGTTGATTCCTCTGACTTGGCGCCATCGTCCCGGATCCATTTCTCACACTTGATTTCCCCATCGACTGAAATTGGAATCGGTAGCAAGCAAATTCAGTGATGGAATTTGCTTTTGTTTTTATATATCGAACACACAGCTTGCAAAGTGATGGAATTCAGATTGGAATGGAAGTATGGGAGGTAAAGCAAAATTGAAGCGTCCAATGGAAGGAGCTGACCTGTGTCGTGGTCGGGGCGGGAGGCGGAGCCGTCGCAGCGCTGCGGCAGCGCCCACTGCATGCGGTAGCAGGTGTTGAGCTCGATGACGGGGCGGCCGCTGAAGTCGCCGGCGAGCCTGGGGTTGAAGTGGAGTATCCTGGGCGGCTCCTCCCCCTGCACGGCCTTGGTGCCCAGCAGCTCCACCATGAACtgcgacgacgccgacgacgacgccCCGTccatcctcctcctcggccgggccaCCACGGTGACCCGCGAGCCGACGGCCATCCCGCACGGCAGCTCCACGGCCACCGGTGTGCCCGCGAGGCGGTCGCCGGGCACGGAGACGGCCGCGGGGCAGGACGCGGGGGCggacggggagggggagggggaggatgaggagggcgagggggagaggaggaggTCGGGGAGGAGGGGGGCCGCGGCGGCGAAGGCGGCAGAGGCGGCGGCGTCgatggaggaggtggaggtgctggTGCGGACGCGGATGGAGGAGACGGCGAGGCGGGAGCGGCGCGGCGGGTGGTCGGGGGTCGGGAAGGTTCGCGTGTGGGGACGGAGCGGAGCCACGGTGGAGGATGAGCGGGCCTCGAGCTCGCGGTGTCGCGGGCGGTCGGCGGTGGCGACGGGCGCGATGGAGACGGTGGGGAgctcgaggaagaggaggaagcagaggtaccccgccgccgccagcatCAGCGCCAGCCTGCACGCGCGCTTGGGCGGCATGGCCATGGCTGTTCTGGACGCGGTGGTGGTGGTCAGAGGAGGAGGGAGCGAGGGAGGAGTGGTGGCCGCGGGCGCGGGGTTGGGTTTAAAGACCGGACCGTTGTTCcggcggggcggcggtggagggtggAGCGGATTCTGACGGGCCCAACGGCTGACAGCGGGCAACGGCTTGTTTTGGCGTACAAAGCAGGGTGAGCTGGGAAGAGAAACACGGCGAGCTCTGATGTGGAAGCCAACAAAGCTgggaatttttatttttttatcccCGATGAAAAACAAAGGCAGGAGGAGGAATGTGTGCCCAAgctctcagaaaaagaaaaatgtaTGTATGTACAGGGATTTGCACGTGACGTGCACACATACATAGGGAGTGCACGTGCGCTCTTTCGTGTGCGTGCTTGTTCTTTTTTGCTCCGGCGTCCACGGGACTGATTTGACTACCTTGGCCACGAAGGAAAGGTTAGCTGCCTTTGTGTTTGCGGCGTGGCGTGGCCGTCCGTGGTTGGGTAGGTTGGAGGACGCGGAGAGGGAGGGGAAAGGGGTCGGTCGACTGAACGCGGAACGCACTGCTGGCTGGGTCTGGGGCCGGGTCGTTGCGTTGCGTTGCGTCGGGTTTGGGGCCGCGTGTGGTGGACTGGGCTATAGCGGCCGGTAGGTTCGTTTGGTTTGAACGCAACTCAACTCAACTCAACGCGGCGGGCGGGCGGAGTCAGCTGCGCAGGTACGACTCGGCTCGCAGTCCCGGAGAGAGACCGATGGAAGGAAGAGTGTCCCGCCACCATCTATCCAGGTGTATCGTGCGTGCGTGCGTCGCAGCTGTCTCGCGGTCGCGGGTGGGCAGGAACGAAGCTTCGTGTCCGGTCGCGACCCCGGAGGTTGCGGGTGGCCTCCCCCCTCCATGCGTGCCCGTGCCCGCCCGCCCGTCGCCGGCAACGTCGTCTTTGACAGCGCCCGGACGTCGTTCGCCGTTCGCCGGCCGGCCACGTGGTTGCAGGGTAATACTAGTATGTATGATCTCATCATAAACTCGTGATCCCACGCCGCGCGTGACGCCGCAGACGAGCACGCACTCTCCGGGTGGTAGGCCGGGCCGCACCGGCGCGCCACGCATGCTGCCGTCGGTGCGCTACGCCGTGGACGGACGCGGCCAAACGCGCACGGACCCGGCCACATGACGACGACCCCCGATAGCTACGTACGTGCGTTTCGATCCCCTGTCACGCATGCAACAACGCCGACGCCGCCCCCCGAAAACTTATGCACCCTGCGTAAGCCATCTAACAATTTTTTTTAACACTGTACAGACGCAAACGTTCGTATATAAATGTATACATTCATCCTTATGAATCTACCTATAAATATATACACACATAATCTATTCTTATGAGCATTTTCAAGAGACCGAACTTGCATATAAAAACACGAGACCAAACCAAACAAGACTAGCCTGTTGGTATTTTTTAGAAGAAACTCCGTCAGCACCCAGCGCTGGAGCCGAGACTCGAACACCCGTGGGTTGGCTGCGAACTCCCACGCCTTGCCAACTGAGTTACTTTCCGCACTCACCGGACCGAAATATCATCTTCAGATTTACAAAGTCATTGTAGGCGTCTCGTCGTCGACGGAAACCACCCCTCCCACAGAACACGTATCGTCGAAAATAAGGAAATAAATTCAGGAATAATGCGAGCACGGGGACTTAAACTCTGATGGGCTGGGGATACCATTGCCCTTCTATAACCACCCAATCACAAGTTGGTTCGCAGTCATCCAACATTCGTTAGTTTGAATTTCCAAAATTTTATTTGGCCCTCGATGGAAAAAATATGGACGGTGGTCGGTGGCTCACCTAgccaagaaatagctcacacgcaTTGCAGACTGCACCGGCTCGACCgttgggcggggggggggggggggcacataaTCCTTTGACAGATGCCGGCCCCATCAACGGTGCCTCGTCTTCAGACTGgaaaaacatcacatgcaaatcaagttTCAAGGAAACTTTGTGGAAACGATGTTGGAAGTTTCGGAAAAATATGAATAAAATTCAGGATGCTACGAGAGTGATGTTTCTATTGCAATGTGAAGTTCCAAGTCGATGTAAACTGTGATGTGTTTGAACTTGAGAATTTCTCGTGCTATAGAACATCACATTAACATCTCAATATATACATGGTTTCTACTGGTTTCATCGAAACTTGATTTTTTCATTTGATATTCTCTCTTTCACACAGGTGGGTTTGGCTAGGTTGAATGCCCTGCATCTAGAGACTGAAGTTAAACAATTTGGCCATATTAGGCCAACTTTAACCGATCCCGAGAAGCAAAACGACGGAGTAAATTTGACGGAGTATTTTCACTTCGCTAAGTTTTAATCAGACCTAGTCGATGTCTTAAACTTAGCGGATTAAAACTAATAATTGGCTTAAGCATTTCGTCGAGCATTCACTATGCATATTTGCATATTTGCGGCGAGCGGCAACATTGGTGACCACGCCGGTGACACGTCACCAACCACACCACTAGTAAAAAGacaaggctttagtcccggttcatcaatCAGGACTAATAACTTGAGACTAAAGCCCCCTCCCCTTTTAATCCCGGTTTGCGACGATCCATGACTAATTCCCTTTCATGTGGCTGTcctggttggtaacaccaaccgggactaaatgcttCGGGGATTTGGAATTTTGGGGTTTGGGGTTTTgaggtttattgtttatttttgctttttattttctgttttttatttcaGACATATCTTACGTTACTACATACCGTACACGTTATGTATATATCATAGGATTTCTCGTAAGACCAATCATATATCGTAGAATTTCTCGTacgacacacacatatatatatatcctacccctgggtagttaccccacatgttccatatactatcatgcggtagtgtgtgtgtatatatatatatatatatatatatatatatttatatattatatattatatattaatttatcatttttattatatttatatattatatataagatttttcaaagtgagttacatgaaaaaattacaattTAGCCCATACTTTTTATTATATTTATGAAATACATATATTTTTTACGtaaaaaataacatatacaaaatatgatacatactataaaaaaagtatatatactacctaaacattattatatactacatactacgcttACATACTCTCCGATTTAATACTACACATAACATACAAAatgcaagtggtggtaactatcaccggtggtagataaaaattgtcatatatatatatatatattaaggacagtaaaactgcaccTAATCCCTACCCTCTGAGTGATTAGACTTTTTTGGTCATTGGATTTCGCTAATTAGGAGTTTCTGGCCGTTGGATTACGCCCTTTCTGAAGCTGATCCACGCAGTTTTTTTTATTTAGCCCGTCTGTCCTGTGGGCTGCTGCTCCAAGGGCCGAAACCAAGGCATGTGGTGCATTGGGCCTTACAGCAGCCCATTTGAAGGAGTCCCGTTGCTCGACTTCGCAAACCCGACCGGTGGAGACCATCCGTTCGCTAATCCTCCCGATCCCATCCCTCCCATCTTGCGTTAACTCAAGCAGCAGAGAGGACCGTCGGTGCGGTCGGTTCCATCGAGGGATCGAACGATTCGGCTCCCTCCGGTGGATCCCAGCGACGTACACCTGAACTGAGGATGGCGGCACGTGGGAGGAGATGTAGCTGAGGCAAGCGGATCCGGAATGCAGCCGAGGCGAGCTGATCCGGCGCTGGAAGGGATACAACCGAGGCGGCTGGATCTAGCGCTTGAGATCCAACAGAGGGAGGGCGAGTTTGCCGGACTGCGTCTGGCCGCGCATCTCGCCGAAACCCGACCTCATGCAGCCGCGCGCACCGCGGCTCATAAGCTCACATGCAACGCTTCCATGCCATCTCGCTGGTCGGGCCTCCCCTTGCAGGTGCGAGGAGGAACAGTCATATGACCGGTGTTTCTCGCTACGGCGGTGACATTTTTTATATCAGGTGAGCCACACCATGCATGACATGTTTTGTAAGTCTTCCCTTTGGGTGAGGCAAGAAGTAAGCTGGATTTTAGTAGCACTTTCTGGATACATCTAATTACGTAACATGGTTCTCATAATCAAGGAAGCCACCACTCATGAGGATTAGCTATGTTGTGTTTATGTTGCTAGACGTACACATCCGGAATTGCAAACTAACTTAACATTACAATTTCACCTTTGTGAGTACATAACATCCGCATAAGAAAGCTGGAAGTTCAGGAGGGGACAAATATATTTTGGTGATCAATTAGTTTAGAAATCTGTAAACCCCTTTCTTCATGAAAACTATGACATTCTATCCTAGACACAAGGTCCAAAACTCCCCTGTTCCCATGTAAACATAGAGAAAATCGGATATTTGCCACTTGGGATATTTGGCTTCGTAAAAATGCCACTATCAAGATGGGCTTCGCAAAATTACCATCCAGACCGTGGACAGTTTGATTACCATGCCATTATCCCTTTTCGACtgatttctgttttctttttccaTTTACAAGCAGTGAAAAAGACCATAGTGCCCATAGCTATGTACATGTACTGGTTTTAGGGACTAGCGTACATGTACTTGATCGCATACTGTAGGCAGTACGGTTGGCGTTTTGCAGCCAGCAGAGGACACCACGCGCAGGTGCCAATCGCCTCGATGCCAGTTTGATGCTGGTTGCCTCTACGCTGCATGTGTCCGACCGACAGACCCATACACGCATGACGGGATTACATGGGACGACTCTGCACGACTGATCTTCCAAACAGCCGGTGCCGCAGACATGGCTAATTTGTTGATGCATAACACTACAAACTCTGTGCACTAGCCTGTTATTAGAACTCCGGCTAGCCGCCGGCAGCTTCTTCACGGACGCCGGTTAGAGGAACTCTGGCTAGCCGATGGCAGCTTCTCCATGGACACGTAAAACGAGCGCATGCCAGTTTTATTGGGGAAGTTCAGAATCCACCACAAGGTTTCATCTCTCAATTATGTATCCCTTGCTCCTTCAGATCTAGCAGCATGAATTTCATATATTTTGATTCAGAAGGAATGTAGTATTCCCATTCTAATGACGGAGTGCGGCATGAGTGGCGACGCGAGCATGTAGCCCTCACCCCGATACATAATGAGCTAGCTACAGGGGCATTGCAGTCCTTTTCATTACTTCTAAATTGGAATAGAAGATGAAAATTAGTCAAAGAAGAATAATGGCATGGTAATCAACGTGTCTACAGTCTGGGTGGCAATTTTGCGAAGCCCATCTTGATGATGGCATTTTTACGAAGCCAAATATTCAAAGTGGCAAATATCCAATTTTCTTTGTAAACATATGACCAA
This region includes:
- the LOC123452823 gene encoding hydroxyproline O-galactosyltransferase GALT5-like is translated as MAMPPKRACRLALMLAAAGYLCFLLFLELPTVSIAPVATADRPRHRELEARSSSTVAPLRPHTRTFPTPDHPPRRSRLAVSSIRVRTSTSTSSIDAAASAAFAAAAPLLPDLLLSPSPSSSSPSPSPSAPASCPAAVSVPGDRLAGTPVAVELPCGMAVGSRVTVVARPRRRMDGASSSASSQFMVELLGTKAVQGEEPPRILHFNPRLAGDFSGRPVIELNTCYRMQWALPQRCDGSASRPDHDTVDGEIKCEKWIRDDGAKSEESTTNMKWLLNSLIGRPDPEKVSVDQDQAYPFAEGKLFALTITAGLEGYHVNVDGRHVASFPYRTGYNLEDATGLSLNGDLDIESVSANHLPKSHPSFDPQRYLEMSEQWKASPLPTEPVELFIGILSSANHFAERMAVRKSWMIATRRSSNSVARFFVALNGKKEVNEELKKEAEFFGDIVLVPFMDSYDLVVLKTIAIAEYGVRVVQAKYVMKCDDDTFVRIDAVLDQVKKVKNGASMYVGNINYYHRPLRSGKWAVTYEEWEEEVYPPYANGPGYVISSDIAEYIVSEFDNQKLRLFKMEDVSMGMWVQKFSKTRQPVEYSHDVKFFQAGCFDGYYTAHYQSPQHMICLWRKLQSGSAQCCNAR